One stretch of Harmonia axyridis chromosome 1, icHarAxyr1.1, whole genome shotgun sequence DNA includes these proteins:
- the LOC123671085 gene encoding uncharacterized protein LOC123671085, whose translation MRYSLLIFSVISSLSFSLACPKEDWQKQKQDAQEKCQKTVKIDPKIVEDIKTNGVDKPDETVKEFILCLAFNNGFIDKDGNLQMDTINKHLKEQGVSEEKIDEANEKCDIKNKDDTPLLPVAYYQCYGKYLPRDVLVI comes from the exons ATGAGATACAGCCTATTGATCTTTTCGGTGATTTCATCACTTTCTTTCTCTTTG GCTTGTCCAAAAGAAGATTGGCAAAAACAAAAGCAAGATGCGCAAGAAAAATGTCAGAAAACCGTTAAAATTGATCCAAAGATCGTAGAAGATATCAAAACCAATGGAGTAGATAAACCAGACGAAACAGTGAAGGAATTCATACTCTGTTTAGCATTTAATAATGGTTTCATTGACAAGGACGGAAATTTACAAATGGACACGATAAACAAACACCTCAAGGAGCAAGGTGTGTCTGAGGAGAAGATAGACGAAGCAAACGAGAAATGTGATATCAAGAACAAAGATGATACTCCGTTATTGCCTGTTGCTTATTATCAGTGCTATGGTAAATACTTACCTAGAGATGTATTAGTCATTTGA
- the LOC123671084 gene encoding uncharacterized protein LOC123671084 yields the protein MRYSILFFLVMSSLSFCMADPKADWQKKRQKVQDTCQKNSKIDPKIVEDIKTNGQFHDPDKKVKDFFYCLEVYHEFIDLQGNLQLETVKKHLKAVGVSDEKINEVTKRCAIKDKVKDTSLMAVAYFQCYARHLPRDVLVI from the exons ATGAGATACAGCATATTGTTCTTTTTGGTGATGTCTTCACTCTCTTTCTGCATG gCTGACCCAAAAGCAGATTGGCAAAAAAAAAGGCAAAAAGTCCAAGATACATGTCAGAAAAACTCTAAAATTGATCCAAAAATCGTAGAAGACATCAAAACCAATGGCCAATTTCACGACCCAGACAAAAAAGTCAAGGATTTCTTTTACTGTTTGGAAGTTTATCACGAATTCATCGACCTGCAGGGAAATTTACAATTGGAGACGGTAAAGAAACACCTAAAGGCGGTTGGTGTGTCTGATGAGAAGATAAACGAAGTAACCAAGAGATGTGCGATCAAAGACAAAGTTAAGGATACTTCGTTAATGGCCGTTGCTTATTTTCAGTGCTATGCTAGGCACTTACCTAGAGATGTATTAGTTATTTGA
- the LOC123671081 gene encoding uncharacterized protein LOC123671081 yields the protein MPNSPGHAHASLIPSAEGTGCQCMCVYSSSTMRNYKRKTQRGTTSQDLLKRAADAVIKDGRKLKTVARELEICHTTLQRYVKKIKSGLTPSVGFKSRMVFSEDQEAQLSEYILKSASIYFGLLPEEVRQLAYQCAVKFNVQHIPPSWHTNGKAGKDWFTNFLKRNSTLAIRTPEATSAGRASSFNRYNVNQFFEKLGDLITKYNLTPSRIWNLDETGVTTVLKPKKILAEKGTKQVGAIVSSERGTLVTVELAVSALGNSIPPMFVFPRLKFKDLFIRGGPPECIGAGNQSGWMTNKEFLVFMDHFIKHTKPSPDEPVLLLLDNHSSHIDIDVIEKAKKNSVILLSFPPHCTHRLQPLDVGVNGPFKAYCSKAQNNWLRTNPGKTMSIYEIPGIVKYALPLAATPINISNAFKKAGIWPYDPNIFTDKDYAPSSVTDRPMPENRPSQDTDHFPVPLNNQERTAEYLNDSNNVGCNIEIETTPSILQQSDCSVEPSGNPEHVGRQCSQETTPCCSFQLPQSSADNNAGDENTIIFSPDLIRPLPKAPPRLVGRNKGRKRKTAVLTDTPEKDALAEEHANKKKKKEIETTKKGKGKCTGQGKQAKRTTKNPAKRRVLQDDDTSDEEQDWYCIICCDAYSNSAPREKWIQCIECKNWAHSQCIDDEESPAFVCPNCYSDQSSIE from the exons ATGCCTAACAGTCCGGGACATGCGCATGCCAGTTTAATTCCGTCCGCCGAAGGGACAGGGTGTCAGTGCATGTGTGTGTATTCGAGCTCTAC AATGAGGAATTACAAGCGGAAAACTCAAAGGGGAACTACATCCCAAGATCTTCTAAAAAGAGCGGCTGATGCAGTCATCAAGGATGGACGTAAATTAAAAACAGTTGCACGTGAATTGGAAATTTGCCATACAACTCTTCAAAggtatgtcaaaaaaattaaaagtggaCTTACTCCTTCGGTTGGTTTTAAATCTAGAATGGTGTTTAGTGAAGATCAAGAGGCACAACTGTCTGAGTACATTTTGAAAAGTGCCTCTATTTATTTTGGTCTTCTACCAGAAGAAGTACGACAACTTGCTTACCAGTGTGCCGTGAAGTTTAATGTTCAACACATCCCACCATCTTGGCATACCAATGGTAAGGCTGGCAAGGATTGGTTTACAAACTTCCTGAAGAGGAACTCTACTCTTGCAATAAGAACACCAGAAGCTACCAGTGCCGGACGCGCGAGCTCGTTCAACAGATATAATGtaaatcaatttttcgaaaaacttggCGACTTGATTACAAAATATAATCTTACTCCTTCACGTATATGGAATTTGGACGAGACTGGTGTCACAACTGtgttaaaaccgaaaaaaattttggctGAAAAAGGAACAAAGCAAGTAGGAGCAATTGTTTCATCTGAACGTGGAACTTTAGTCACTGTTGAGCTAGCGGTGAGTGCTCTGGGAAACTCGATTCCGCCGATGTTTGTTTTCCCGCGTTTGAAATTTAAGGACCTGTTTATCCGAGGTGGTCCTCCTGAGTGTATTGGGGCTGGTAATCAATCCGGTTGGATGACAAACAAAGAGTTCTTAGTGTTTATGGATCATTTCATAAAGCATACTAAGCCTAGTCCTGATGAACCAGTGTTATTACTACTAGACAATCATTCATCTCATATTGATATTGATGTGATCGAAAAGGCCAAGAAAAACtctgttatattattatcattcccACCACACTGCACCCACCGTCTGCAACCCCTGGATGTTGGTGTCAACGGCCCATTCAAAGCATACTGTTCTAAAGCTCAAAACAACTGGCTGAGAACTAATCCCGGGAAAACTATGAGCATTTATGAAATACCAGGTATTGTAAAATACGCTTTGCCGCTTGCAGCAACTCCTATCAATATAAGCAACGCATTTAAAAAGGCTGGCATTTGGCCCTATGACCCAAATATCTTCACAGACAAAGATTATGCGCCGTCTTCTGTCACTGACCGCCCGATGCCAGAAAATCGACCCTCACAAGATACAGACCACTTTCCTGTCCCTCTAAACAATCAAGAAAGGACTGCTGAATATCTTAATGACTCAAATAATGTCGGCTGCAATATAGAGATTGAGACTACTCCATCAATTCTACAGCAAAGCGACTGCAGCGTTGAACCATCAGGTAATCCAGAACATGTGGGACGTCAATGCTCTCAGGAGACTACCCCTTGTTGCAGCTTCCAACTTCCTCAATCATCAGCTGATAACAACGCGGGAgatgaaaatacaataattttctcaCCAGACCTCATAAGACCACTGCCTAAAGCACCTCCTCGATTAGTTGGACGCAATAAAGGACGTAAAAGAAAGACAGCTGTTCTTACGGACACTCCAGAGAAGGATGCTTTGGCCGAAGAACATGctaataaaaagaagaaaaaagagatTGAAACTACAAAGAAGGGTAAAGGAAAATGCACGGGACAAGGTAAACAAGCAAAAAGAACGACTAAGAACCCCGCTAAGAGAAGAGTCTTGCAAGATGATGACACTTCTGATGAGGAACAAGATTGGTATTGCATCATATGTTGTGACGCATATTCTAATTCTGCCCCTAGAGAAAAATGGATTCAATGCATAGAATGCAAGAATTGGGCCCATTCACAATGTATTGACGATGAAGAAAGCCCAGCATTTGTATGTCCAAATTGCTATTCTGATCAGTCATCTATAGAGTAA
- the LOC123671087 gene encoding uncharacterized protein LOC123671087 isoform X2, translated as MKFLLVIAAFPTILNALTLEEVKTRADISHKKCFETTNANEDTVAKIRSHDFSEDDPVVREQILCYSQEVGYMNSNGEMNLEFMRRRASPYINFAEIDNDRKFSECTRPKASDVPVDLFITRLLKCLYTEFPDVLLG; from the exons ATGAAGTTCCTTTTGGTGATTGCTGCTTTTCCGACAATTTTGAAT GCACTAACGTTAGAAGAAGTGAAAACAAGGGCCGACATTTCTCACAAGAAATGCTTCGAAACCACCAATGCAAACGAGGACACTGTGGCAAAAATCAGAAGTCATGATTTTAGCGAAGACGATCCAGTTGTACGTGAACAAATATTATGCTACTCCCAAGAAGTTGGCTACATGAACTCCAACGGGGAAATGAACCTGGAATTCATGAGAAGGAGGGCAAGTCCATATATCAACTTCGCTGAAATCGACAACGATAGAAAATTCAGCGAGTGTACGAGACCCAAAGCTTCAGACGTACCTGTTGACCTATTCATAACTAGGTTGTTGAAGTGTTTATACACGGAATTCCCTGATGTCCTATTAGGGTGA
- the LOC123671087 gene encoding uncharacterized protein LOC123671087 isoform X1, with translation MKFLLVIAALPTILNALTLEEVKTRADISHKKCFETTNANEDTVAKIRSHDFSEDDPVVREQILCYSQEVGYMNSNGEMNLEFMRRRASPYINFAEIDNDRKFSECTRPKASDVPVDLFITRLLKCLYTEFPDVLLG, from the exons ATGAAGTTCCTTTTGGTGATTGCTGCTTTACCGACAATTTTGAAT GCACTAACGTTAGAAGAAGTGAAAACAAGGGCCGACATTTCTCACAAGAAATGCTTCGAAACCACCAATGCAAACGAGGACACTGTGGCAAAAATCAGAAGTCATGATTTTAGCGAAGACGATCCAGTTGTACGTGAACAAATATTATGCTACTCCCAAGAAGTTGGCTACATGAACTCCAACGGGGAAATGAACCTGGAATTCATGAGAAGGAGGGCAAGTCCATATATCAACTTCGCTGAAATCGACAACGATAGAAAATTCAGCGAGTGTACGAGACCCAAAGCTTCAGACGTACCTGTTGACCTATTCATAACTAGGTTGTTGAAGTGTTTATACACGGAATTCCCTGATGTCCTATTAGGGTGA